GCTTCCTTGCCGAAGTCCTTCTCCCCGCCCCTGGCCAACGAATACGCCTCGTCGATGAAGAGAATGCCATCGAGCGCGCGCCGGATCTGCTCGCGCGTCTTCTGGGCCGTGTGGCCGATGTACTCGCCCACCAGGTCCGCGCGTTCGACCTCGACGAGGTGCCCCTTCGCGAGCACGTCCATCTCGCGGAACAGGCGCCCGAGCAAGCGCGCGATGGTCGTCTTGCCGGTGCCGGGGTTGCCGCGGAACACCATGTGCAACGCCAGCGGGTCGGTGGCCAGGCCGGCTTCCGCGCGCCGGCGCCGGACCTCCACGAACGCGTGCAGCTCGCGCACAAGTTCCTTCACCTGGCGCAGGCCGACGAGGCTGTCGAGCTCCTGCAGCACGGCCGCGACCCTGGCCTCCCGGCCGTTCGCCGGGGCGGGCGGCTCGTCGCGCATCAGGGCGACCGCGCGCGCGGGGGTCACCCTCCCCTCCTCCAGCCCGCGCAGGATGTCGTCGAACGACTCCCGGCGAGCCCGCGCTCCCGTGCGCGGCGGGGTCCCGAACGGCGACCGCTCCGCATCGTGCAAGGCCACGAGGAACCCTCCTCCTCTCCCATCGGCCCGTGCGGGCGATGCGTTGCGCATTATACGGGGCGCGGCGTCCCCACGTGCGACGCGCGAACGACAGGACACGACACGATCCTGTGGATAGAGATGTGCACAACTAG
This genomic stretch from Clostridia bacterium harbors:
- a CDS encoding AAA family ATPase — its product is MRDEPPAPANGREARVAAVLQELDSLVGLRQVKELVRELHAFVEVRRRRAEAGLATDPLALHMVFRGNPGTGKTTIARLLGRLFREMDVLAKGHLVEVERADLVGEYIGHTAQKTREQIRRALDGILFIDEAYSLARGGEKDFGKEAIDTLVRAMENHRDNLILILAGYNDEMEYFLRTNPGLRSRFPIQIDFPDYTVGELMSIADSMLAKRQYRFSEDARAKLEEMLRAPEHRRLLSTGNARLTRNIIERAIRRQALRLVQQPTASVEDLMTIRAVDLVGVLP